One window of Trifolium pratense cultivar HEN17-A07 linkage group LG5, ARS_RC_1.1, whole genome shotgun sequence genomic DNA carries:
- the LOC123884493 gene encoding uncharacterized protein LOC123884493 → MTDCGYYNFYTPGEYESYQQFPPYNYGQTSEARLEETMIKFMEMQQQQNQQWQQMQDQHQQYLKNSLARAKNLENQLVQLAKQLANNNNQGGTFQTNTQTTPDEKDNNPMKNEESGEGVKGVENNEEERMCDRCGIEKIVIEIKTPHEVELPQESPCIKKTNTVDNEEVMMVAEEIEGLLDKEISIEQKREMENQALIDRVIDEICALFNKKELGRIWTPQYLYLKFMEFLPNRRKRTDDVLSVSFWPP, encoded by the coding sequence ATGACTGATTGTGGTTATTACAACTTCTATACTCCGGGTGAGTATGAATCATATCAACAGTTTCCTCCTTATAATTATGGGCAAACTTCAGAGGCTAGATTGGAGGAGACCATGATTAAATTCATGGAAATGCAGCAGCAACAAAACCAACAGTGGCAACAGATGCAAGACCAGCACCAACAATATCTGAAAAACAGTCTTGCACGGgccaaaaatttggaaaatcagCTTGTTCAGTTGGCTAAACAGTTAGCCAATAACAATAACCAAGGAGGAACATTTCAAACCAACACACAAACCACTCCTGACGAGAAAGATAATAATCCAATGAAAAACGAGGAAAGTGGAGAGGGTGTGAAAGGTGTTGAAAACAATGAGGAAGAAAGAATGTGTGATCGATGTGGTATAGAGAAAATAGTGATAGAAATAAAGACACCACATGAAGTAGAACTTCCTCAAGAGTCACCATGTATTAAGAAGACTAACACTGTTGATAATGAAGAAGTGATGATGGTTGCAGAAGAAATTGAGGGATTACTTGACAAGGAAATATCAATTGAGCAAAAGAGGGAGATGGAGAACCAGGCGTTGATTGATCGGGTAATAGACGAAATTTGTGCCTTGTTCAACAAGAAGGAATTGGGGAGGATATGGACTCCGCAATATCTATATCTCAAGTTCATGGAGTTCCTCCCAAACCGAAGGAAAAGGACAGATGATGTGTTGTCCGTTTCATTTTGGCCACCCTAA